A single region of the Malaclemys terrapin pileata isolate rMalTer1 chromosome 2, rMalTer1.hap1, whole genome shotgun sequence genome encodes:
- the THEM6 gene encoding protein THEM6 — protein sequence MLPGCGRLRRPGIPPAAMLLLLLGAGAALFCLLDAWYLLRLPLAVLHARWLQPRQRDVLREQSWPGLVLPSDLDWLLHMNNARYLREADLARCAHLARCGIFDALRALGGSLVLAASCARHRRPLRLFERFAVRTRLLGWDARAFYLEQRFVSPRHGFVCALLLCRLHVVGSSPGRLVQHLCRRQVDSPELPEEVQHWISYNEASSQKLRAESGLGINTKDE from the exons ATGCTGCCGGGATGCGGTAGGCTGCGGCGCCCGGGCATCCCCCCTGCCgcgatgctgctgctgctgctgggcgcGGGGGCTGCGCTGTTCTGCCTGCTGGACGCCTGGTACCTGCTGCGCCTGCCCCTGGCCGTGCTGCACGCCCGGTGGCTGCAGCCCCGGCAGCGGGACGTGCTGCGGGAGCAGAGCTGGCCGGGCCTGGTGCTGCCCTCGGACCTGGACTGGCTGCTACACATGAACAACGCCCGCTACCTGCGCGAGGCCGACCTGGCGCGCTGCGCCCACCTGGCGCGCTGCGGGATCTTCGACGCGCTGCGCGCCCTGGGGGGCAGCCTGGTGCTGGCCGCCTCGtgcgcccgccaccgccgcccgCTGCGCCTCTTCGAGCGCTTCGCCGTGCGCACCCGCCTGCTGGGCTGGGACGCCCGCGCCTTCTACCTGGAGCAGCGGTTCGTGAGCCCCCGCCACGGCTTCGTCTGCGCCCTGCTGCTCTGCCGCCTGCACGTGGTGGGCAGCAGCCCGGGGCGCCTGGTGCAGCACCTGTGCCGGAGACAG GTGGACTCCCCAGAACTTCCAGAGGAGGTGCAGCATTGGATCAGCTACAACGAAGCCAGCAGCCAGAAGCTAAGAGCTGAAAGTGGCCTGGGAATCAATACCAAGGATGAGTAA